The segment GGTAGATTATCGAACGGGTCGTTCCGCTTCCGGCTCCGGCCAGGACCAGCAGGGGGCCCTCAGTTTCGGTTACCACCCTGAACTGTTGGTCATTCAGCTCTTTGCGAAAATCTGGGTGCATTACAAACTGGCTTAGGGCAGGACCCTGACGAAGATGGGATCGCAAGCCCTGCCTTCCAGATCCCCATCGGCATAGCTTATGTAGGCCGCCACCCTGTACCAATAGTCACCCTGCCTAACGTCTTCCACGTGGTTGAAAGACGTGGTGGTCACCTCGCCCACCACCTCATACTTGGAAAAATAGGCGTTGCTGCGATAGACCTTGAAGCCGTAGGGCAGGTCGCTGATGGGCGGGTCCCAGCTCCATTGCAGATAGACGTATTTTTGGGGAGCCCCAGCCGGAGAAGTGTTGTAGGCCAGGTTGGTGACGGTTTTTGGCACTTCGATATCGGGATTTCCCAAGGGATCGAGGGGATTGTTTCTTTTCAATCCGCAGCCCACAAGCAGCGCCAAGATGAGTAATAGTGACAGTAGCGGTATCTTCATTATCGATCCCTAAAACTTGAGCTGCAAGCCGTCCGGGCCCATGGTGAGGGTCTTTTTCCCATATTTATCCACAATTTCCTGCCAGACCTGGGCGTTGTATTCATCGGTGGTGAGGATCACGTCGAAGATGTTGTAGGCCCAGATCACCGCGCCCAGGCCAAGGAAGAGCATGGAGTACTGGCGTGGATTCTGCGCCGCGCTGTAGTATTCCTGGATCTCGTCCACCTGGGTGGCGTCCAGGTACTTATTATAATAGAAGCGGCTGCGGTCCCAAAAATAGAGCGATGCGCCCAAGGCCAGCAATTCGCTGCTCAGGATGACCGTGCCTTTGGTCCCGGCCTTGCTGGAGATCTGGCCAAAACCGGGTACCATCACTGATTTGAGGATGGTGGTGCGAATCGGGCTGGACTCGATCTCATACATGTGGAGAAGCTGCTGGCGGTCCAGAAGCTCTTCCCTGTATGCGCTGCGGTCGCGCCAATCCTGCCAGCCGTATTTGGTGCTGTCGGAAAAGGCCTGGATGTCAAACTGGATCTGGGCGGCAAGGCCAAAGCTGATCAGGAGGAAAAGGAGGAGCGGGATGATTCTGGGCATGGTTACCTCATCACATTTTCGGAAAGCTTGTTCAGAGGCAGTATGACCCGGTCGCGGAGATTGACCTGCCAAAGGAAATAATGGGAAAGTGTGGGAGTGACCAGGTCGTAGCGGGCTTCATACTTGTATTGGCCGGCGGACATCATGATCTTCCAGCCCGAATCGCGGATCTCATTGGGATTGTGGATCCTGAGCAATTCATTTTTATGCTGTTGGATGCGGGTGTTCAGCAAACCGCCGCGATATTCGTTGACGATGCGTTGGGCGAAGGCCACTGGATTGGCCTGGGCCTGCACGAGGTTTTGCATCTGGAAGACCTTGTTACGGTATTGCTGAACGTTGTCAAGGTTGCTGGCCTGTTGATAGAGGTCCAGGGCTTCGGAGAATTTGCCGGAGGTTTCCGCCTTTTCGGCTTCCCGATAGATCTCGGCGGCCCGGGCGATGTTTGCCCTGGTGGCGTTCAAACGTGATATGGCCTGGGTCGCCAGGCTGTATTCCGGGATGATGTCGAATGTTTTCTGGTAGTGGAGGAGCGCGTTCTCAAAATCACGCTGGGCGGCGAGTTCGTTGCCCCGCTGGATGAACAGGGATGCCACCTGTTCCAGGCGCCGGTTGACCTCGTCCCGTTTGGAGGGGTCGTATTGCACGGCAATGCGGAAGAACCTGTCCGCCTCGAGGTAATTTTCGCCCTTCAGGAAACTCTCCGCCTGGTTGATGTAGGCTTCGCTGATCATCCTGTTGTTGGTCTCCCCTTCCACGACAGGGTATTTTCCCAGCTCAAAGAGGATGCGCAGTCCTTCGCTGTAGTAGCCCGTGGTATAGAGCTGGCGGGCGTATTCCACCTTGGCGGGCACGATGCGCATGACCAGTTTGCGGGCCGCGACCTCCCAGACATTGTTGGGATACCCGTCAAAGAGGGCCATGTAATCCTGCCAGGCCGCCTCGTGGTCGATGAAGGTGTCCAGCCTGAAGCCTATCCTCCGGTGCAGCATCTCAGCTCTGAGCACCGAACCGGGGATCTCCCTGATGATGGCATTCACATATTCCAGGGACAGGCGTTGGTTTTTTTCTTTCAAAGCCTTGTCTGCCAGTGTCTTGTAGACGTTGCCCAAGGCTTGGTCGGCCTCGGTGGAATTGGAGAGCTTGAGAAAGCGGATGGCCAGGTCCCAGCTTTCCCGTTGCAGCGCCATCAAGCCCAGTTCATAGTAGGATTGGGCGCGCAGCATCTCGCTGCGGGTGACGAGAGCGCCGTTCCGGCCGGTTCTGATATAGGCGTCCAGTTCCTCGATAGCCGCGGCGTAGCGTTTGTTCCGATAGTGGTCTTCGGCACTTCTGAGTTTATTGATCTCGCAGGCGCCCTGGGCCAGGGCCACGATCAGAATGAGAACCAGTTTTATTCTTGCTTTTTTCATCAGGGAATGCTGTAGATATTGTCTTCCAGGGCTGGCTGCATGAGTTCCTGGGGATTTTCCGCCAGCTGGGCTTGCAGGGATTCCGAGATCCCATGCGTGAGCAGGATGCGCGTTATCCCGGCATAGCTCAGCTTGAAGATCTGCGCGGGCTCAGGATGCAATGCGTCGACGATCACCGTGTGGCAGTCCCTCAGGAATAGCTGGATGCAGTCTGTGGTGGCGATGTCTGATGTATAGGCCAGATCTCCAGCGGGAGAACTGATCCGGAAGGCGTAGGAATTCATCTGGTTGGCGAGCTGACTGGCCGCGATGAATTCTTCATAGCCGCGCAAATGGTCTGTCAGAGCGATGGTCACGTCATCATGATGGAGCTCGGCTTCGCGGCAATCCAGGATCTGCAGCGGGAAAGGGAAGCGTTGGGGAAAGGTGTAGAAAAACTGGAAGGTTTCCATCATCCCGCCCGGTCGCTCGGGAAGAAAGAGCTGGAGCGGTTTCTGCCTTTTCTGCAGGTAGAGCATCTGCAAAACCATGAACAATCCGGACACATGGTCGGGATGATAATGGCTGATGAATATAGCGTCCAAAACATCTCCGGCCAGGCCGTGCCTGAGCAACTGCCATGAGGTTCCCTCGCCGCAATCGAACAGCAGGTGCTTGCCTTCGCTGTTCACATACAGGCTGCTCAGATGGCTGCCCTGTTCCGGCAATCCGGAACCTGTTCCCAGAAGGATGAATCTCATTGCCCAACCTTGTTTTTTTTCTGCTGGTTATGCGGCACCACGATGGGGATCTGGTCCAGCTTGCTGCCCATGACCAGAAAGAAGATCGCGAACATCAGGGTCGTGGCCAGCAGCAGGATCCTGTTGCCGGTGATGAAGATGATGATGGTGGTCAGCACGATCAGGATGTTGATCGCGTAAACTATCAGGGCAGTGATCTTTATGGAACCGAGGGCGGTGTTTATGCGATGGGTGGAATGATCCCTGCCGCCCTGCATCACGTGCCGTCCGTCCCGTTTGCGGGTATAGCTCACCAGCGAGATGTCGAAGATGGCGTAGCTGAGCAGGAGCACAGGCAACAGGTAAAACATGTTGTCTTCCCTGGTCAGGACAGCGTAACGCGCCATCAGG is part of the Candidatus Syntrophosphaera sp. genome and harbors:
- a CDS encoding ribonuclease Z, which codes for MRFILLGTGSGLPEQGSHLSSLYVNSEGKHLLFDCGEGTSWQLLRHGLAGDVLDAIFISHYHPDHVSGLFMVLQMLYLQKRQKPLQLFLPERPGGMMETFQFFYTFPQRFPFPLQILDCREAELHHDDVTIALTDHLRGYEEFIAASQLANQMNSYAFRISSPAGDLAYTSDIATTDCIQLFLRDCHTVIVDALHPEPAQIFKLSYAGITRILLTHGISESLQAQLAENPQELMQPALEDNIYSIP